TGGGTCATGACGGTGCCGATTTGCAGGGCTTTATGGCTTTTTCCATCGATCACCCAATCAAGCTCGTTGACCGATACATTGGCCACAATCTGGTCGCCGTCTGCATAGGAAAACGGGATGTACCTATCTCCCCAATACCCTAGCTCATGCCATCTCGTGAAATCAAGGCCGAAAATGTCGGCGGCAAGCTGGATAAAACTTTTTCTCAAAACTTCATTCTCACGGTAATGGCTTACTAGCTTCATATATCAAAACTCCTGTCTCTCGAGGCGAACATATAGGTTTTATGATGGAATCGGATGCCATAAATCAGCCCCATCGCGAGCATATTTCCCATAAGCGAGCTTCCGCCATAACTGATGAATGGCAGTGGGATGCCGGTAATCGGCAGCAGCTGGATCGTCATCCCGATATTCTGGAAAACATGGAAGGTGACCATGCTGATGACTCCCGCACTGATGTAGGTATTGAAAGGGTCGTTTGTATCCAGTGCCGTTTTTGTTAAATGGTAGATTAGCAGGAAGTATAGGCTTATGACAAAACTGCCGCCCACAAAGCCGAATTCCTCGCCAATGACGCTGAAAATGAAATCTGTATGGCTTTCCGGGATATAGACTTCACTCCCATTGATGCCCTTTCCGGTTAGCATGCCGGAGCCAATCGCACTGAGTGACTTTAATAAATGGTATCCATACTCCGGGTAGCTCTCAGGGTCAAGCCACGCATATATCCGCCCGAACTGATACGTTTTTACTCCAAGGTACTTCTTAAGAATCTCAGGTTTCCAGATCACGAGATATAGAATGCCAGCACCAAATGCAGCTCCGCCCCCATAAAGAGGCAGAATGATTTTCCAGGTGATCCCTGAAACAAGGATGATCCCGGTGAATATGGCCAGCACGACGAGAGAGGTTCCCAAGTCAGGCTGGAGCATGATCATTCCAAGTGGCAGGGCTGTAATGAAGCCAAGCTTGATGAAAAGAAGGAAGTCTGTTTGAAGAGTCTTTGTCGCATGTTTTTTATGATGAGCATAAATCGTGCTGCTAAGGGCAAGAATCAAGAAGACCTTCATGAACTCTGAGGGCTGAATTGAACCGAATGGCTCGATGAAGAACCAGCTTTTGGCCCCGTTCCGTTCTTCGGCGATACTGGCAGGTGCGAAAAACAGGAAGACGAGCAGGAACACTCCGAAACCATACAAATACCATGAAAGTTTGCGGTATTGTTCACTGTCGAACATCATCACAACTGTGATGATCCCGGATCCGACGACATACCAGAATATTTGTTTGTATAAAAAGTTTTGACCGACATACTGCCCCGTTTTCTGTGCGCTGTATATAGCAATGCAGCTAGTAAGAAAAAACAGCAATAAGAGGAGCGTCAATGTCCAATCAAATCTGTCGAATTTTTTAATCGATTTCTCCATTTGCTACACCCTGTCCCATTCCTTAGTCCGGTGAATTTTTTCGCTTTCAGTTAGCTTTCCTGCTCACTGCTCAGCAGTCTTACCATTTTATGCTAGCGTAAAAGGATGATTCTTACAATCCCTGCCAAGGTAACATATTCCTGTAACTATTAGACGATTTAATAGACGTGTTAGTTTCTGGTCCAGGTTGGATTCTTTTTGCGGAAAAAGTCGATAATAATTATGTTTTTGAAGTGTCAGGATAAGATATTTTCTGTCATTTTTGTTAGAATGGAAGAAGTGTTATTTGTACGGAGCCGCTGGTCATTTGCAGCTGAGAATTTTTCCAGGAGGTTTTGTCTTTGAAAAAGAACCATCCTTATAGCAGGGATTTACTATATGTCCATATGAACGAACGGGACCAGTATGTGCTCTCGCATGGGGTCGAATTCCATGAATTCGCAAGGTCATTGTCTGATTCACTCAACCATCTGCTGCTGTTGAAGCATCGCTATGAGGATGGTGAGTTCAACAGACATACTTTATTTGAGTATGTATCTGAAGACAGCGTCGAAAAATTAGTTGGAGCCAATGTCCATGCATACGGGGATTTTTGCTGGATCGATTTTGAGGAAGTGGAAGCATTGAATGTGCTGTCGGCCCAAGAGATTGCTGAGCTTCTTTATCTCGGGCATATCAAGCATCATTTGAAACTGCCTTTTTATAATCAGCTTAATAACCGTTTTGTGTTCCTCTCCACTGAAGATGGCTGGTTCAATAAAACCTATTACCGCAATCTCAATGATTTTTTCCGAATGCTTGGCCTTGTCCTGTCAGGCAAACTAGGGGAAATGAAGCCGGAAAAAACACTGCTCGGGATCCGGAAAAAGAAATCCTATCCTTCTGTCAGCAAGGAAATCCTGAAATCATTGACGCCAGCCCTAAAAGAAGGGGCCGTATTTTCGCTGAAAAACATCCAACAAAGCCGTAACAGAATTGAAATCCCAATCTGGATCATCGGTGATTTTGCCAACATGGATGATATGCATGATGAATATAAAGAAGCCAGCACCAGCAATCCGGATGGCAGGATTATCTTCGATAAAAAAGCTAAAGAGTGGAGCTTGCTTGCTCAATAAATCTGTTTTCGGAAAGAATGTTGTTAAAATCCTAAAACCGATTTTAACGTAACAAATACTCAGTTTGTAGGTCGTTATTAAGTGTTCAAGCTCTTTTCTCACAATAGGCTAAAATCTTTATGAAGAAAAATGGTCATTTAATCCTATTCTGTAGTCAATAGCAACAAAGTTTGAGAAAAGAGCTTCCAATAAGTCGAAAAAGAAATTTTTTTGGAGCAATTTTTGGAATCGTGTATAATGGGATTTAGCGGAAAATTACATATCAAATGAACAGGTGTCTTTTTATCACAAGACTTAATAGGGAAGTTGGTGAAAATCCAACGCGGTCCCGCCACTGTAAATGGGAGCAAGCTGTAAATGCCACTGTACAAATGTATGGGAAGGCGCAGCGAGCATTGACCATGAGCCAGGAGACCTGCCTGTCCATTGCACAAGCAAACCTACGAGGATAGGGAGGTGCCGGCTGGCTCTATGTATTTTATGATGATAAAAACATTTGCTTACTCGGACATCTCCCCTTCAGGTGGAGATGTTTTTTTATTTATTAAAGGCTTTGGTCAATATTTGCACGATTTTAACATTCTGTTGATTGGAGTGAAAGGTGAAGCGCCTGGGACGGAAATCAACAGCCTGATTTGGCAAAGCTCATCGAAAAATTGGAGGAGAAGCAAATGAAGAAGTTATTGATGTTGATGATGGCAGCAGCCATGATCTTGGCAGGCTGCGGCACGGAAGCACAGCCAGAAAAGAAGGAAAGCGAACAAACTGCGCAGGAGCAGAAGGCTGGATACCCGGTTACGGTAAAAGATGCGCTTGATGAAGAAGTTGTCATTGAGGAAAAGCCTGAAAAAATCATTTCCCTGATGCCGAGCAACACGGAAATCGTTTATGCACTTGAAAGCGGAGACGCGATTGTCGGTGTCACCGATTTCGACAATTATCCAGAAGAGGCAATGGCAAAGGAAAAAGTCGGCGGCATGGAGTTCAATATCGAGAAGATGATTTCCCTTAAGCCGGACCTCGTCCTTGCACCTGGTTCAACTGCGGATACCGCGAAAGAGGGGCTTCAGCAGTTGAAGGATGCGGGAATTGCTGTTGTCGTCGTGAATGATGCTCAGTCATTTGAAGAGGTATATCGATCAATCGAGATGATTGGCCAGGCCATCGGCGAGACAGATAAGGCAGATGAACTTATTGAGAATATGAAAAATAGTTTTGCGGAACTGAAGAAGAAAGCAGAAGCAATTAAACCTGAAGAGCAGAAAGCTGTATTTGTCGAGGTTTCACCAGCGCCGGAAATCTACACTGCTGGCAAGAGTACATTTATCAATGAAATGCTGGAGTTGATCGGCGCAAAGAATGCTGCTGGCGATCTGGATGGCTGGGCGAAGGTTGACCCGGAAGCCATCATTGAGCGTAATCCGGATGTCATTGTGACAACCTATGGTTATTATACAGAAAATGCAGATGAGCAGGTTCTTGCGCGGCAGGGCTGGAATAATGTAAAAGCGGTCAAGGACCAGCGTGTATATGATGTCCACTCCGACCTCGTTACCCGTTCAGGTCCAAGGCTCGCTGAAGGAGCAGAGGAGCTTGCGAAAACCATTTACCCAGACGTTTTTAAATAATAAAGGAATTGCCTATCTATTTGCGGCAGCATTCTTGATCATCTCGATGCTGCTGGGCATCTCCATCGGAACGGTTTCCATCCCTGTGCCCGCTATTATTGAGATTATTGGTGCTGAGATTTTCCGCTTACAGGGACAGGAAATCGATCCGATGTATGCAAGTATCGTCATGGAAATCAGGCTGCCGCGTGTATTGCTGGCAGGGCTTGTAGGAGCATCTCTGGCTATTGCCGGTGCTGCCTTCCAGGGCCTGCTGCGCAATCCGCTGGCAGATCCCTACACGCTTGGGATTTCATCAGGTGCTTCCATCGGTGCGGTTGTCACGCTGTTTTTTGGCATTTCACTGCCGCTGATTGGTGCCTTCACCTTGCCGGTGCTGACTATTTTATTCGCCTTTGCCACAGTCTTATTTGTGCTGTTTTTTGCCCGGAAAGTCGACAGGCTGCTCAGGGTGGAGACGATCATTCTAACCGGAATTATCTTAAGTTCATTTCTAGGTTCTTTCATTTCTTTGATGATTGCGCTCTCCGGCGAAGAGCTGAGGCAAATCATCGGCTGGCTTTTGGGCAGCGTGTCGATGCGCGGCTGGGATTATATTAAGATTATTTTTCCTTTCTTTATAATCGGATTGGTGATTTTGCTTGCCAACACAAGAGAACTGAATGCCATGTCGTTTGGCGAGGAGCGCGCACAGCATCTAGGTGTCAATGTTGAGCGCCGGAAGCTGCTGATTTTGCTTTCTGGTTCACTTTTAACAGGTTCAGCGGTTGCCGTATCCGGGACAATCGGCTTCGTCGGTCTCGTCATTCCTCATCTGACAAGGACAGTCTGGGGACCGGACCATCGTCATCTGCTGCCGCTATCCGTCCTGATGGGCAGCGGCTTCCTGATTCTCGCAGACCTGATATCCCGAACGATCATCGCTCCTTCGGAATTGCCGATCGGCGTGATCACGGCATTAATCGGTGCGCCGGTTTTTGCGTTTATTTTAATGAAAAATCGCAAGGAAAGAAGTGCTGGCTGATGATCACAGTGAAGAATCTAACAGGCGGATATGCAGGTGGCGAGGTGTTGAAGGGAATCTCCTTTCAGGTTGGCAAGGGTGAGTTGTTTGGAATTCTTGGCCCGAACGGAAGCGGGAAAACCACTCTGTTAAAAATGATCAGTGGCGCTTTGGAATCCAGGGAAGGTGACATTGAGCTGGACGGCCGGCCATTGACCCAGTATACACCGAAGCAGCTTGCCAGGATGATGGCAGTCCTGCCGCAGCATTCTGACCAGGCCTTCCCTTATAGTGTGAAAGAAACCGTATCGCTCGGGCGCTATGCACACCAGAAAGGCTGGTTCCACAGCTGGAGTGAGGAAGATGAACAGATTGTCGTGAAGGTGATGGACCAGACAGGAATTACCCATCTCCAGGAAAAATCAATCGTCGAACTATCTGGCGGCGAAAAACAGCGAGTCTACCTCGCTCAGGCACTGGCGCAGCAACCGAGGATTCTGCTGCTCGATGAACCAACGAATCATCTTGACCTAAGTTTTCAAAAAGAGCTGCTGGACCTGCTGAAAAAATGGGCAGCTGAAGAGGAGTTGACGGTCGTCTCCATTTTTCATGATTTGAACCTGGCATCACTGTATTGTGACAGGCTGCTGCTGATGGAAAACGGAGAGTTGCTGATTGTCGACTCTCCTGTTGAAGTGTTAAA
This portion of the Mesobacillus sp. S13 genome encodes:
- a CDS encoding FtsW/RodA/SpoVE family cell cycle protein; translation: MEKSIKKFDRFDWTLTLLLLLFFLTSCIAIYSAQKTGQYVGQNFLYKQIFWYVVGSGIITVVMMFDSEQYRKLSWYLYGFGVFLLVFLFFAPASIAEERNGAKSWFFIEPFGSIQPSEFMKVFLILALSSTIYAHHKKHATKTLQTDFLLFIKLGFITALPLGMIMLQPDLGTSLVVLAIFTGIILVSGITWKIILPLYGGGAAFGAGILYLVIWKPEILKKYLGVKTYQFGRIYAWLDPESYPEYGYHLLKSLSAIGSGMLTGKGINGSEVYIPESHTDFIFSVIGEEFGFVGGSFVISLYFLLIYHLTKTALDTNDPFNTYISAGVISMVTFHVFQNIGMTIQLLPITGIPLPFISYGGSSLMGNMLAMGLIYGIRFHHKTYMFASRDRSFDI
- a CDS encoding ABC transporter substrate-binding protein produces the protein MKKLLMLMMAAAMILAGCGTEAQPEKKESEQTAQEQKAGYPVTVKDALDEEVVIEEKPEKIISLMPSNTEIVYALESGDAIVGVTDFDNYPEEAMAKEKVGGMEFNIEKMISLKPDLVLAPGSTADTAKEGLQQLKDAGIAVVVVNDAQSFEEVYRSIEMIGQAIGETDKADELIENMKNSFAELKKKAEAIKPEEQKAVFVEVSPAPEIYTAGKSTFINEMLELIGAKNAAGDLDGWAKVDPEAIIERNPDVIVTTYGYYTENADEQVLARQGWNNVKAVKDQRVYDVHSDLVTRSGPRLAEGAEELAKTIYPDVFK
- a CDS encoding FecCD family ABC transporter permease; the encoded protein is MRKPFTQTFLNNKGIAYLFAAAFLIISMLLGISIGTVSIPVPAIIEIIGAEIFRLQGQEIDPMYASIVMEIRLPRVLLAGLVGASLAIAGAAFQGLLRNPLADPYTLGISSGASIGAVVTLFFGISLPLIGAFTLPVLTILFAFATVLFVLFFARKVDRLLRVETIILTGIILSSFLGSFISLMIALSGEELRQIIGWLLGSVSMRGWDYIKIIFPFFIIGLVILLANTRELNAMSFGEERAQHLGVNVERRKLLILLSGSLLTGSAVAVSGTIGFVGLVIPHLTRTVWGPDHRHLLPLSVLMGSGFLILADLISRTIIAPSELPIGVITALIGAPVFAFILMKNRKERSAG